A window of the Bacteroides thetaiotaomicron VPI-5482 genome harbors these coding sequences:
- a CDS encoding acyltransferase family protein, producing the protein MNKLSEKNTTRLASLDILRGFDLFLLVFFQPVFAALVRQLNLPFLNDILYQFDHEVWEGFRFWDLVMPLFLFMTGASMPFSLSKYVGMSGSYWLVYRRILRRVFLLFIFGMIVQGNLLGLDSSHIYLYSNTLQSIAVGYLIAAVIQLHFSFRWQIGITLLLLFIYWIPMTFLGDFTPAGNFAEQVDRCVLGRFRDGVFWNEDGTWSFSPYYNYTWIWSSLTFGVTVMLGAFAGKIMKEGKANRKKVVQTLSVIGVLLVGLAMLWSLQMPIIKRLWTGSMTLLSGGYCFLLMALFYYWIDYKGHSRGLNWLKVYGMNSITAYLLGEVVNFRCIADSVSYGLKQYIGDYYPVWLTFANYLILFFLLRMMYKRGLFLKV; encoded by the coding sequence ATGAATAAATTATCTGAGAAAAACACAACCCGTTTGGCATCGTTGGATATCCTTCGTGGCTTTGACCTGTTTCTTCTTGTCTTCTTTCAGCCGGTGTTTGCGGCGTTGGTACGACAGTTGAACTTGCCGTTTCTCAATGATATCCTTTATCAGTTTGATCATGAAGTGTGGGAGGGATTCCGTTTTTGGGATCTTGTGATGCCGTTGTTCCTCTTTATGACAGGCGCTTCGATGCCGTTTTCACTGTCAAAGTACGTCGGTATGTCCGGCAGTTACTGGCTCGTCTATCGGAGGATTCTGAGGCGGGTGTTTCTGCTGTTTATTTTCGGAATGATTGTTCAGGGAAATCTGCTTGGACTGGACAGCAGTCATATTTATCTCTATTCAAATACTTTGCAGTCTATTGCTGTCGGCTATCTCATTGCGGCAGTCATTCAGTTACATTTTTCATTCAGGTGGCAGATAGGAATCACTTTATTGTTGCTTTTCATATACTGGATTCCCATGACATTTTTGGGTGACTTCACACCGGCTGGAAACTTTGCCGAACAGGTGGACAGATGTGTCTTAGGTCGTTTCAGAGATGGTGTTTTCTGGAATGAAGACGGAACGTGGAGCTTTTCACCTTATTACAATTACACATGGATATGGAGCAGTCTGACATTCGGAGTGACTGTCATGCTCGGAGCTTTTGCCGGAAAGATTATGAAAGAAGGGAAAGCGAACCGTAAAAAGGTGGTACAGACTCTGTCGGTCATTGGTGTGCTTTTAGTAGGGCTGGCGATGCTTTGGAGTTTGCAGATGCCCATCATTAAGCGTTTGTGGACAGGTAGTATGACATTACTATCCGGTGGTTATTGCTTTCTGTTGATGGCATTATTTTATTATTGGATTGACTATAAAGGACACAGCCGCGGGTTGAACTGGCTGAAAGTGTATGGTATGAATTCCATCACGGCTTATCTGTTGGGCGAAGTGGTGAACTTCCGTTGCATTGCTGATTCGGTCAGTTACGGGTTGAAACAATACATCGGAGATTATTATCCCGTATGGCTTACTTTTGCTAATTATCTTATTCTTTTCTTCCTGTTGAGAATGATGTATAAACGTGGCTTGTTTTTAAAAGTTTAG
- a CDS encoding SulP family inorganic anion transporter, giving the protein MKLFEFKPKLVSCLKNYSKETFMADLMAGVIVGIVALPLAIAFGIASGVSPEKGIITAIIAGFIISLLGGSKVQIGGPTGAFIVIIYGIIQQYGEAGLIVATLMAGVLLILLGVFKLGAVIKFIPYPIIVGFTSGIAVTIFTTQIADIFGLSFGGEKVPGDFVGKWMIYFRHFDTVNWWNTIVSIVSIIIIAITPRFSKKIPGSLIAIIVVTVAVYLMKTYGGIDCIPTIGDRFTIKSELPDAVVPALDWEAIKNLFPVAITIAVLGAIESLLSATVADGVIGDRHDSNTELIAQGAANIVAPLFGGIPATGAIARTMTNINNGGKTPIAGIIHAIVLLLILLFLMPLAQYIPMACLAGVLVIVSYNMSGWRVFKALLKNPKSDVTVLLITFFLTVIFDLTVAIEVGLIIACVLFMKRVMETTEISVITDEIDPNKESDIAVNEENIMIPKGVEVYEITGPYFFGIATKFEETMAQLGDRPNVRIIRMRKVPFIDSTGIHNLTTLCEMSQKEKITVILSGVNEKVYKVLEKSGFYELLGKENICPNFKIALDRAEEVMK; this is encoded by the coding sequence ATGAAGTTATTTGAATTTAAACCCAAATTGGTTTCTTGTTTAAAGAATTATTCGAAAGAAACGTTTATGGCGGACCTGATGGCAGGCGTCATTGTCGGCATCGTAGCACTTCCACTGGCCATCGCCTTCGGTATTGCTTCGGGAGTATCGCCCGAGAAAGGTATTATCACTGCTATTATTGCCGGATTCATCATCTCTCTGCTGGGAGGAAGCAAAGTCCAGATCGGCGGACCGACAGGAGCTTTCATTGTGATCATCTACGGCATCATCCAGCAATATGGCGAAGCCGGACTGATTGTGGCGACGCTTATGGCAGGTGTTCTCCTTATATTATTAGGAGTGTTCAAGCTCGGAGCCGTTATCAAGTTTATTCCGTATCCCATTATCGTCGGTTTCACCAGCGGTATTGCCGTTACCATTTTTACTACGCAGATTGCCGATATCTTCGGCCTGTCTTTCGGAGGTGAAAAAGTACCGGGAGACTTTGTCGGGAAATGGATGATTTATTTCCGTCATTTCGATACCGTGAATTGGTGGAATACCATTGTAAGTATTGTCAGCATCATTATCATTGCAATCACTCCCCGGTTTTCTAAAAAAATTCCCGGATCGCTGATTGCCATTATTGTAGTGACAGTGGCCGTCTATCTGATGAAGACTTATGGCGGAATAGATTGCATTCCGACCATCGGCGACCGTTTCACCATTAAGTCAGAATTGCCGGATGCCGTTGTACCGGCTTTGGATTGGGAAGCTATCAAAAATCTGTTTCCGGTAGCTATCACTATTGCAGTGCTGGGAGCTATTGAATCACTCTTGTCTGCCACCGTAGCCGATGGTGTGATAGGCGACCGTCATGATTCCAACACGGAACTAATCGCACAGGGTGCGGCAAATATCGTAGCGCCATTGTTCGGAGGTATCCCCGCTACCGGAGCTATTGCCCGTACGATGACGAATATCAACAATGGAGGTAAGACGCCGATTGCAGGTATTATCCATGCGATTGTCCTTCTTCTGATTCTTCTTTTCCTGATGCCGCTGGCACAGTATATTCCGATGGCTTGCCTTGCCGGAGTACTGGTCATCGTATCTTATAATATGAGCGGCTGGCGCGTCTTCAAGGCTTTACTGAAGAATCCGAAATCCGATGTCACCGTACTGCTGATTACTTTCTTCCTCACTGTTATCTTCGACTTGACAGTTGCCATCGAAGTAGGACTGATCATCGCCTGCGTACTCTTCATGAAACGTGTCATGGAAACTACTGAAATCTCCGTCATTACGGATGAGATCGACCCGAATAAAGAATCGGATATCGCCGTCAACGAAGAAAACATCATGATCCCTAAAGGAGTGGAAGTATATGAGATCACCGGCCCTTACTTCTTCGGTATCGCTACAAAGTTCGAAGAAACGATGGCGCAGCTGGGAGACCGTCCGAATGTACGCATCATCCGTATGCGTAAAGTTCCGTTCATCGACTCCACAGGTATTCATAATCTAACTACACTTTGCGAAATGTCGCAGAAAGAAAAGATTACCGTCATTCTTTCCGGAGTCAATGAGAAAGTATATAAGGTACTGGAGAAATCCGGATTCTATGAATTGCTGGGAAAAGAAAATATCTGCCCGAACTTCAAGATAGCGCTGGATAGAGCGGAAGAAGTCATGAAATAA
- the rbr gene encoding rubrerythrin — translation MTKSIKGTQTEKNLLTSFAGESQARMRYTYFASVAKKEGYEQISAIFTETADQEKEHAKRMFKFLEGGMVEITASYPAGVIGNTLENLRAAAAGEHEEWSLDYPHFADVAEQEGFPMIAAMYRNISIAEKGHEERYLAFMNNIENMTVFAKEGEVVWQCRNCGYIEIGKEAPEVCPACLHPQAYFEVKKENY, via the coding sequence ATGACTAAAAGTATTAAAGGAACCCAGACAGAGAAGAATCTGCTGACTTCATTCGCAGGAGAATCACAGGCTAGAATGCGTTACACTTATTTTGCAAGTGTTGCAAAGAAGGAAGGTTACGAACAAATTTCAGCAATCTTCACAGAGACAGCTGATCAGGAAAAGGAACACGCTAAACGTATGTTCAAGTTCCTGGAAGGTGGTATGGTAGAAATTACTGCCAGCTATCCGGCTGGTGTGATCGGTAATACACTCGAAAATCTTCGCGCTGCCGCTGCCGGCGAACACGAAGAATGGTCACTGGATTATCCTCATTTCGCTGATGTGGCAGAACAGGAAGGTTTCCCGATGATTGCTGCTATGTACCGCAATATCTCAATCGCTGAGAAAGGCCACGAAGAAAGATACCTGGCTTTCATGAACAACATCGAAAATATGACTGTATTCGCTAAAGAAGGCGAAGTGGTATGGCAATGCCGTAACTGCGGTTATATCGAAATCGGTAAGGAAGCTCCTGAAGTTTGCCCGGCATGTTTGCATCCGCAGGCTTATTTCGAGGTGAAGAAAGAAAACTATTAA